A genomic stretch from Heliangelus exortis chromosome 16, bHelExo1.hap1, whole genome shotgun sequence includes:
- the PRELID3B gene encoding PRELI domain containing protein 3B isoform X2 — protein sequence MKIWTSEHVFDHPWETVTTAAMQKYPNPMNPSVVGVDVLARHIDPSGKLHSHRLLSTEWGIPSIVKSLIGTCRTKTYVQEHSVVDPVKKTMELKSSNISFTNLVSVDERLVYKPHPHNPNKTILTQEAIISVKGVSLSSYLEGLMANTISSNANKLPVTECVPACGIYAGCC from the exons ATGAAGATCTGGACCTCGGAGCATGTTTTTGA CCACCCCTGGGAAACGGTAACCACAGCTGCCATGCAGAAGTACCCAAACCCCATGAACCCCAGCGTGGTTGGAGTCGATGTCCTGGCCAGACACATAGACCCTAGTGGGAAGCTGCACAGCCACAGGCTGCTGAGCACAGAATGGGGAATACCCTCCATTGTGAAATCG CTCATTGGCACGTGCAGAACAAAGACATATGTGCAGGAGCACTCTGTTGTTGACccagtgaaaaaaacaatggAGCTTAAATCCAGTAAT ATTTCATTTACAAACCTCGTGTCAGTAGACGAGAGGCTTGTGTATAAACCACACCCTCACAATCCAAACAA AACCATTTTGACACAAGAAGCAATAATATCTGTAAAAGGTGTCAGTCTAAGCAGTTACCTAGAAGGGCTAATGGCAAACACAATTTCCTCCAATGCTAATAAG